Proteins encoded within one genomic window of Glycine soja cultivar W05 chromosome 1, ASM419377v2, whole genome shotgun sequence:
- the LOC114417230 gene encoding uncharacterized protein LOC114417230 has translation MALSDTSTPTSCQEEKGSDCDSPIESNVCDDLSLTKERTFDLKPVSPNSSGQGLPYAPEGWPNPSDVWGWKVLKRTSNAGHFCDRHLYLPKSLQISSHKRQSFRTKRDVERYIESNFPNMGIEAFFGLFSWKIPATKKTPRKVKSLETEEAGNATEQIGTKLKRKIQICSQPTRKSSKLLHLRPHIVPDQDANIVIDLCDQDDEEARVDSTENSKGISDSEEGSAMQTAVEKDPKAINVLENLDTLENSPDHATLDNEIIQYCKKKLSFLLDVDFPSLLSCNDVVVEVATLASQIRKDPTLSVEQLAQVKLVEQLPLVSEAFLEAKGDIEEADKFLGVLEAKKRKVLSLKNDYKEKVAQRESEMDRNTLAIQEIDDQIRQLQSKRSELSAALESMQKGKVELTSGEAGVANSILSLVGEINHGLSEKSKWEMKKANSARRVAEIQKKFINIRGLKF, from the exons ATGGCTCTCTCAGACACTTCCACTCCCACCAG TTGtcaggaagaaaaagggagtgACTGTGACTCTCCAATTGAAAGCAATGTTTGTGATGATTTGAGTTTGACAAAGGAGAGAACTTTTGATCTTAAACCAGTGTCACCTAATTCTTCTGGTCAAGGTTTGCCatatgcacctgaagggtggCCTAATCCTAGTGATGTATGGGGCTGGAAAGTATTGAAAAGGACCTCCAATGCTGGACATTTTTGTGATAGACACCTTTATCTTCCAAAGTCTCTTCAGATATCTTCTCACAAGAGACAGAGCTTCAGAACCAAGCGTGATGTTGAGCGATACattgaatcaaattttcctaacaTGGGAATTGAAGCATTCTTTGGTTTATTTAGCTGGAAGATCCCCGCTACCAAGAAAACTCCCCGAAAAG TGAAGTCACTGGAGACTGAAGAAGCTGGCAATGCCACAGAACAGATTGGCACCAAGTTAAAACGGAAAATACAAATCTGCAGTCAACCAACTCGGAAATCTTCCAAACTACTTCATCTTCGTCCACATATAGTGCCTGATCAGGATGCAAATATTGTCATTGATTTATGCGATCAGGACGACGAAGAGGCAAGAGTTGATTCAACTGAGAATTCAAAAGGCATCTCAGATTCTGAAGAAGGATCTGCTATGCAGACAGCGGTAGAGAAAGATCCCAAAGCAATCAATGTTCTGGAGAATCTTGATACCTTGGAGAATTCACCGGATCATGCCACTCTAGATAATGAAATTATACAGTATTGCAAGAAaaagctttctttccttcttgaTGTAGACTtcccttctcttctctcttgtaATGATGTTGTGGTAGAAGTTGCGACACTTGCATCACAAATTCGCAAAGATCCTACACTCAGTGTTGAGCAACTGGCACAGGTAAAGTTGGTGGAACAACTTCCATTAGTCAGTGAGGCCTTTCTTGAGGCCAAGGGGGACATTGAAGAGGCAGACAAATTCTTAGGTGTCTTGGAGGCAAAGAAACGTAAAGTTCTTAGTCTGAAAAATGACTACAAGGAAAAAGTAGCTCAGAGAGAGTCCGAAATGGATAGAAACACTTTGGCAATCCAAGAAATTGATGATCAAATCCGGCAACTTCAATCAAAACGGAGCGAATTATCTGCTGCTCTAGAAAGCATGCAAAAGGGTAAAGTTGAGCTGACTTCTGGGGAAGCAGGTGTTGCCAACTCAATTCTATCCCTTGTTGGGGAGATTAATCATGGATTATCTGAAAAATCAAAATGGGAGATGAAGAAAGCCAACTCTGCCCGGCGTGTAGCTGAGATacaaaaaaagttcatcaataTAAGAGGgctaaaattttaa